A section of the Marinoscillum sp. 108 genome encodes:
- a CDS encoding YceI family protein: MKFLLTLLLISGLTAGQWEFKTVPSQSTMTILGTSSLHDWESKVGDFVVSGTMGENLINNLKVEVNVKSIKSGKSIMDDKTYDALKSEKFPTVYFTAESLALSGSKAEGLGVLTLAGVSRTISLEAQTTIKGAGTVQVNGEVSIKMSEYGIDPPTAMFGSLTTGDQVTIQYQLLLNK; this comes from the coding sequence ATGAAATTCTTACTAACACTCCTCCTTATATCAGGACTGACCGCCGGTCAGTGGGAGTTTAAGACAGTCCCATCACAGAGCACTATGACCATTCTGGGTACCTCCAGCCTTCACGATTGGGAATCCAAGGTTGGCGATTTTGTGGTCTCTGGTACCATGGGAGAAAACCTCATCAACAACCTCAAGGTAGAGGTGAATGTAAAGTCTATCAAAAGTGGAAAATCCATTATGGACGATAAGACCTACGATGCGCTGAAGAGCGAAAAATTTCCCACAGTCTATTTCACCGCCGAATCGCTGGCGCTATCTGGCAGTAAGGCCGAAGGACTGGGTGTACTCACCCTTGCAGGGGTGTCACGAACCATCTCACTCGAAGCGCAGACCACTATCAAAGGTGCCGGTACTGTGCAGGTGAACGGAGAAGTATCTATCAAAATGTCGGAGTATGGGATAGACCCACCGACAGCTATGTTTGGAAGCCTCACTACAGGTGATCAGGTGACCATCCAATATCAGCTTTTACTCAACAAATAA
- a CDS encoding iron chaperone, whose translation MKKTDSKEAPQSVDEYIADFPIEVQEILKAIRKVIQQAAPEATESISYGIPTFSQNGALVHFGGYKQHIGFYPAPRAIEVFKEELSGYEGGKGTIKFPLNKPIPMELVTRIVQYRLAENLNKSKNKKASS comes from the coding sequence ATGAAAAAGACTGATTCAAAAGAAGCACCACAAAGTGTGGATGAGTACATCGCAGATTTCCCCATAGAAGTGCAGGAAATCCTGAAGGCAATCAGAAAGGTTATTCAACAGGCTGCACCGGAAGCTACTGAATCCATCAGCTATGGCATCCCCACCTTTTCTCAAAATGGAGCACTTGTTCACTTTGGGGGATATAAGCAGCACATAGGCTTCTACCCTGCACCAAGAGCGATCGAAGTGTTTAAAGAAGAGCTGTCAGGATATGAAGGTGGAAAAGGAACCATTAAGTTTCCCTTGAACAAACCGATCCCCATGGAACTGGTCACCCGAATCGTTCAATATCGGTTGGCAGAGAACCTCAACAAGTCGAAAAACAAAAAAGCCAGCTCCTGA